A portion of the Methanobrevibacter sp. TMH8 genome contains these proteins:
- a CDS encoding heavy metal translocating P-type ATPase: MDMEQEKHKNTDKNNHENMNMSNMKHEKHSQMKNHEHMSHKGMGNMNMGDFRKRFWVSLILTIPIIILSPMMGMELPFQISFPGSYWLVLAIGTIIYFYGGQPFFKGARDELKNRKPAMMTLITMGITVAYFYSLYSVFANNVFNVHPMVTDFFWELATLIDIMLLGHILEMSSIMSAGSALDKLAKLLPKKAHKIIVKNNENIDNLKYDILDIDPRDLKEGDFVEIRAGEKIPGDGEVVKGETSVNESMVTGESKQIAKNINDNVIGGSVNGEGTIQIKITGAGETSYLSQVQKLVSDAQKEQSNRETVADLIARTLFYVAITLGLISFVSWYFVENISIAFSVAVTVLVIACPHALGLAIPLVVARSTSLGAKNGLLFKNRTSFEQVKDLKYALMDKTGTLTEGNFKVSEYKSLNEKLNDDEILSIVTSLEKGSNHPLAIGILSKAKENNISYKNSENIKQIAGIGLIGTIDSNEFKLVSEKYLDKNNITHNQDKFKKLAANGNSISYLLNENNDLLGFIAQGDKIKIESKNMIDSLKRKNIQPVMLTGDNQETANLVAQKLGIEDVHGKLLPEDKEKLVKEYQKSGKVMMIGDGINDAPSLVMADIGVAIGSGTDVAIDSADIILVKSNPNDIIKFLDLGKRTTIKMNQNLVWGAGYNVIALPLAAGILAPFSFMLNPMIGAVLMSLSTIIVAINAMLLKE; this comes from the coding sequence GGGAGATTTTAGAAAAAGATTTTGGGTTTCGTTGATTTTAACCATTCCAATTATAATTTTATCCCCTATGATGGGAATGGAACTACCCTTTCAAATTAGCTTTCCAGGTTCGTATTGGTTAGTTTTAGCTATTGGGACAATAATTTACTTTTATGGAGGACAACCATTTTTTAAAGGAGCTAGAGACGAGTTAAAAAATAGAAAACCTGCAATGATGACTTTGATTACAATGGGAATTACAGTCGCCTATTTTTACAGCCTTTATTCAGTTTTTGCAAATAATGTTTTTAATGTTCATCCCATGGTTACAGATTTCTTTTGGGAATTAGCTACTTTAATTGATATAATGTTATTAGGACATATACTTGAAATGAGTTCAATAATGAGTGCAGGTTCTGCATTAGACAAATTAGCTAAATTACTTCCGAAAAAAGCTCATAAAATTATAGTAAAAAATAATGAAAATATTGATAATTTAAAATATGATATCTTAGATATTGACCCTAGAGATTTGAAAGAAGGAGATTTTGTTGAAATAAGAGCTGGAGAAAAGATTCCTGGTGATGGAGAAGTTGTTAAAGGTGAAACCAGTGTTAATGAATCAATGGTGACTGGTGAATCTAAACAAATAGCTAAAAATATTAATGATAATGTTATTGGAGGATCGGTAAATGGAGAAGGGACAATTCAAATAAAAATAACTGGTGCTGGTGAAACTAGTTATCTTTCACAAGTACAAAAATTAGTTTCTGATGCTCAAAAAGAACAATCCAATAGAGAAACTGTGGCAGATCTCATAGCAAGAACTTTATTTTATGTAGCTATCACATTAGGACTTATATCATTTGTTTCATGGTATTTTGTAGAAAATATAAGCATTGCATTTTCTGTTGCTGTAACAGTTCTTGTAATAGCTTGTCCTCATGCATTAGGGTTAGCTATACCTCTTGTAGTAGCTAGAAGTACTTCTCTTGGAGCAAAAAATGGACTTTTATTTAAAAACAGAACCTCATTTGAACAGGTGAAAGACTTAAAATATGCATTAATGGATAAAACAGGGACTTTAACTGAAGGAAACTTTAAAGTATCTGAATATAAAAGCTTAAACGAAAAATTAAATGATGATGAAATATTATCAATAGTAACTTCACTTGAAAAAGGATCAAATCATCCGTTAGCTATTGGAATCTTATCAAAAGCAAAAGAAAATAATATTTCTTATAAAAACTCTGAAAATATTAAGCAAATAGCAGGAATAGGTTTAATAGGAACAATTGATTCTAATGAATTTAAGCTTGTTTCAGAAAAATATTTAGATAAAAATAATATAACTCATAATCAAGACAAATTTAAAAAGTTAGCAGCAAATGGAAACTCTATTAGCTATTTACTAAATGAAAATAATGATTTATTAGGGTTTATTGCACAAGGAGATAAAATCAAAATTGAATCTAAAAATATGATTGATTCTCTTAAAAGGAAAAACATACAACCAGTAATGCTTACAGGAGATAATCAAGAAACAGCTAATTTAGTTGCTCAAAAATTAGGAATTGAAGATGTTCATGGAAAATTACTTCCTGAAGATAAAGAAAAACTCGTTAAAGAATATCAAAAATCAGGAAAAGTGATGATGATTGGAGATGGAATTAATGATGCACCAAGTCTTGTAATGGCAGATATAGGAGTGGCTATTGGATCTGGAACAGATGTAGCTATCGATTCTGCAGATATAATACTGGTTAAAAGCAATCCTAATGATATTATTAAATTTTTAGATCTTGGTAAAAGAACAACAATAAAAATGAATCAAAATTTAGTTTGGGGGGCGGGGTATAATGTAATTGCACTGCCATTAGCTGCAGGAATATTAGCACCATTTAGTTTTATGCTTAATCCAATGATTGGAGCTGTTCTAATGTCTTTGAGTACAATTATAGTAGCTATAAATGCGATGCTTTTAAAAGAATAA
- a CDS encoding DUF5654 family protein, translated as MTDSMKIETLKTLATLMTTAFAFVAGLAWNGAIQALINEFLKTSSATIGLLIYAIIVTIIAVVVTVFLGRTLGKLGIETDNE; from the coding sequence ATGACAGATAGTATGAAAATTGAAACATTGAAAACATTAGCTACCCTGATGACAACTGCTTTTGCATTTGTTGCAGGTTTAGCTTGGAATGGTGCCATTCAGGCACTTATAAATGAATTTCTAAAAACAAGTTCAGCTACAATAGGGTTACTTATATATGCTATTATAGTAACAATAATAGCTGTAGTTGTAACAGTATTTTTAGGAAGAACATTAGGAAAATTAGGAATAGAAACAGATAATGAATAA
- a CDS encoding acetate uptake transporter, producing MSENTFANPSPLGLFGFGITTILLSLHNAGIIELSTVILAVTVCLGGIAQTIAGIFEMKFNNTFGGTAFISFGFFWISLAMIWILPGIGQIQPADPISMAFYLLIFGCFTSFMFISSLKHIKILQVLFGVVSILFFLLAAADFTGIGILGIIAGYLGIFLGAAAIYACIGQIINNDWEKDIFKL from the coding sequence ATGAGTGAAAATACTTTTGCAAATCCATCGCCATTAGGGCTTTTTGGATTTGGAATTACGACGATATTACTTAGTTTACATAATGCAGGAATAATTGAATTATCCACAGTTATCTTAGCTGTTACCGTATGTTTAGGCGGTATAGCTCAGACAATAGCTGGGATTTTTGAGATGAAGTTTAATAACACATTTGGTGGAACCGCATTTATTTCATTTGGATTTTTTTGGATTTCATTAGCTATGATTTGGATACTTCCAGGAATTGGACAGATTCAACCTGCTGATCCGATTTCAATGGCTTTTTATTTGTTAATATTTGGATGTTTTACAAGTTTCATGTTTATAAGTTCTTTAAAACATATAAAAATTCTTCAAGTATTATTTGGAGTAGTAAGTATTCTATTCTTCTTACTCGCCGCAGCTGACTTTACAGGCATAGGCATATTAGGAATAATCGCTGGATATTTAGGAATATTCTTAGGGGCTGCAGCTATTTATGCTTGTATTGGTCAAATAATCAATAATGATTGGGAAAAAGATATTTTCAAGTTATAA